In the Sandaracinus amylolyticus genome, CGCGGCCGCGCTCACGCCGAGCAGCATGTAGATGCGCACCAGACGATCGGGCGCGTGACCGCCCGCCTGGAGCGCCGCGCCCGCGTGCTCGAGCGTCTGCTCGAAGTCGACCTCGGTGTACGCCTGCTCCGCGGCCGTGAGCGGATCGACCGCCTCACCGCCGCCCCGACGGCGACGCTGTGCGTCGGCGCTGCTCGCCGAGATCACCACACCGATCATCAGCGCGAGGGCGACGAACGTACGCTGGCTCGCGCGCATCACGATCCTCCCGCCGCGCAGAACGACTCGGGCGTGCCCGGTGCGGCGGTCGCCGCCTCGAAGTCCATCGTGGGATGCAGCTGCACCTGCACGTCGGGCCCGTCCACGTACACCTCGCCGATGCTGCAGCCCTGCAGGATGCGTCGATTGCCCGCGCTGAAGATCTCGACGACGTACGCGTGCGGGCCCTGCTCGAACTCGGGCAGCGACATCCCGCCGCGGATCGCGCACACGCTCGTCAGATCGGAGTCGAACACCGGCTCGATCGAGAACGACTGCGTCGGCAGCTCGTCGAGCAGCTGCGGGCACGCGCCCAGCTGATCCTGCGTCAGCGGGAACACCAGCACCCGCGCCTGCTCGCTGCGCATGAACGCGTCGGTGGTCGGGAAGTTCACGTCGACCGTCACCGGCGAAGGCGCGCACGCACCGAGCAGGAGCGACGCGATGAGGAGAGATCGTCGTGTCATCGGGGAAGCCGTGGTCTTACTGCTCATTCGAGGATGCGCACGCGCTCGAAGGTCTCGCTCGTCGCTTCGAAACGCCAGAGCTCGTATGCGAGCGTCGCGTTGCCCTCGGCGTCGATGTCGGAGGGACCGGCCGCGCCTTCGTAGTTGATGGGACGTCCCTCGCGGATGAGGCGCAGGCCTTCGGCGAGGCGGCCCGCCTGCACCACCACGCCCGAGGGATCGTTGAGCTGGAACACGGCGTCGCGGATCGCGATCGGATCTTCGGCGGTGCCCGCCTTCGCGATCGCGAGTAGCACGAGCGCGGCCGCGTCGTAGATGGTCGACGAGAATGCGACCGGATCGTTGCCGAACGTCGCGAAGAACTGGTCGCGGAACCGGTTGTACGCGGGCGTCTCGGGGTCGGTGACCGGCGCGGTGCCGTAGAAGTCGTCGATCAGCGCGGGGTTGCCGACCTCGGTCGCGAAGCCGGGCTGGCGCACGCCGTCGGTGCCGAACCACGTCACGTCGGGCTTCGACGAGAGCGAGTCCCAGTCACGCATGATGATGCCGGCCGACGCGGGGTATCCGATCAGCGCGATGCAGTCGGGCGGCGGCTGCGCGGAGGCGATCGCCATCACCTGGGTCCGGTACGAGCTGAGCTCTTCCATGTACGGCACGCCCGCCGCGGGCGTGACGGTGCCGCCGAGCGCCGTGAAGCGCGCCGACGCCTGCTCCTGGAACGGACGACCGTAGTCGTTGTCCGCGAAGAGCACGCTGACGTTGCGGCAGCCCTGCGTGTACATCGCCTCGGCGAGCGCGGGCGCCTGGCGATCGTCGGGCGGCACGGTGCGGAAGAAGAAGCGATTCGCGGGCTCGAGCTCGCGGTTGATCTCGGTGAGGATCGGCGAGGTCGACAGACCGCTCGCGAGCAGCACCTGCGCGGGGCCGGTGGCTTCTTGATAGACGCGCACCGTCGCGCTCGACGCGGAGTCGCCGATGATCGCGATCACGCCGTCGTCGATCATGCGTTGCGCGACCGCGACGCCGATGTCGGCGCGGCTCTCGCCGTCCTGGATCATCAGATCGACACGACGCCCCGGGAGCACGCCGCCCGCGGAGTTCACCTCGCGCACCGCGAGCCGCGCCGAGTCGCGCCAGTCGGGCCCGTCGGCGCCGAGCTCGCCGGAGAGCGGCGCGATCATGCCGATGCGCACGGTCGCCGTGTCGTCGGTGGAGAGAGTTCGTTCGGGGGCACACCCGAGGAGCGCGAGCAACAGCGTGGCGAACACCACCAGCGATCTCGCGTTCATCGCAGGCCCAACCTCCGCGTCGTGGTCTCACCGGCCCGGATCTCGACCTCGTAGGTCTCGCTGATCCCGGCTTCGTCGTTCACGAGGCGCAGCACGTGGCGACCCGCAGGAAGTCGCACGCGCACCAGCGGCGTGGTGCCGAGGTCGCGGCCGTTCAACGAGACGTTCGTCCACGGCGAGGTCACGAGCGAGAGGTGGCCCTCCTCGCCCACGCTCGGCGGCGGCGTGGTGGTCGGCGGCGTCGCGGTGGTGCTGGTCGTCGTGGTCGCCGCGGTCTCGCCGCCGCGTCCCCCGCGGGTGCGGCGCGATCCGCCGCCGCCGCGCGACGTGGCGGTGCGCGCGGGCTCGTCGGCGGTCTCGGCCTCGACCGGCGGATCGTCGGCGGGAGGCGGCGTGTCGGCGACGACCGGCGCGATCGGATCCGCCGCGACCGGGACGATCGGATCGGGCGGCGTCGGCGTCGCGATCGGAGGCACCACGACCGCACCGGTCGAATCGCCCGGCGCGGTCTCGTCGTCGCCACCGCGCGGCAGCACGACCGCCACCGCGACCGCGAGCAGCGCGACCGCGCCGACGACCACGAGCTGCCAGCCGAGCGCGCGCCGCTTCTGCTCGCGCGGCGCCTCCGCGGGCTGCGCGAACGCGCCCTGCTGCGAAGGCGCCGAGGGCGTGTACTGGCCCGAGGGCGTGTACTGACCCGAGGGGGTGTACTGACCCGAGCCACCGAAGGGCGCGGGCGTCGGCGTGACGCTCGTGACCCCGGGCGGAAGGCGCGAGGCGGTCGAGGGCGTCATGTGGGCGAACTGCCCCGAGATGCCGGCGTCGGGCATGTTCGTGCCGGGCGAGCTCGGATCGACGAGGCGCTGGATCGAGCTCGCCCCGACCTCGATCGAGGCGAGACAGGCCGCGAGCTTCTCCTTGTGCGCCTTCTGCACTTCCTCGAAGCGCGTGTGCATCAGCTGCGCGATCGTCGCGCGCGTCGGCGCGTTGGGCTGCGTCGCGAGCCAGCGCTCCAGATCGCCGCGGAACTCCTTCGCGCTCTGATAACGCGCCGACACGTCGCGCTGCAGCGCGCGCATCACGATGCCGTCGATCTCGGGCGGCACCGCAGGATTGTGGATGCTGGGCAGTCGAATCTCGCCCTGCAGCGTCTCCTGCAGCGTCGCGAGCTCGTTGACGCTCTTGAACAGACGCCGCGAGGTCAGCGCCTCCCAGAGCACGACGCCCATGCTCCAGAGATCGGCGCGCTGATCGACGTTGTTCGTGAGGGCCTGCTCGGGCGCGATGTACGCGTATTTGCCCTTCACCACGCCGGTGCGCGTCTCGACGACGTTCGACTCCGCCTTCGCGATGCCGAAGTCGAGCAGCTTCACCACGCCGTTGTAGGTGACGTAGATGTTCTGCGGGCTGACGTCGCGGTGCACCACGCCGAGCGCGCGGCCTTCGTAGCTCGTGAGGTCGTGCGCGTAGCCGAGCCCGTCGAGCGCGTCGGCGATCATGCGCGCCGCGAGCGGCACCGGCAGCAGCGTGCCCATCTGGGCGCTCGATCGGAGCAGCCGCTCGAGGCCCTGGCCGTCGAGGTACTCCATCGCGAGGAAGTGGTGGCCCGAGGCCTCGCCCACCTCGAGGGTCTGCACGCAGTGCGGGTGATCGAGCTGCGCCGCGAGGCGCGCCTCGTCGAGGAACATGTCGATGAAGCCGGGCTCGGCCTCGAGCTGCTGGTGCAGCCGCTTGAGCACCACGAGCTTCCGGAAGCCGCCCTTGCCCGCCATCACGGCGAGCAGGACCTCCGCCATGCCGCCGTGCCCGAGCTTGCCGATCAGCGTGTACTTGCCGAACGGCTGAGGAGGGATCGCCTGCAGCGTGTAGGCTCGCGTCTCTTCCCCGCTGAGGGTGCCCGAGGCGCGGTTCGAACTGGCTCCAGGGCTCGTCATTCCTCCCCGAGTGACGAGTCTCGGATCGCCGACGTTGCCGTGTCAACGTCCGAACGCAGTGTTTTCCAGACCGAACGGCGAGTTTCCCAGTACGAAACGTGCACATCACGTTGGGAAACGAGGGGCGTCTTTGCAGCCCGATTGGATCGTCGATGTGCGCTGGGGGCTGGGAGCGACGATTGTTTTCGCGAACAAGAATGCCAATCGCCGCACCGGAGAGTGCCAGTCTGATTGGCACTCTCAAGGTGCGAAGAGAACCACCGATTCGCGAGGCGGGATCGCGATCTCCACCGTTCCGTCGGGCGCGACCTCGAACCTGAGCGCGCCGCCGAGGCGATCCTCGAGC is a window encoding:
- a CDS encoding ABC transporter substrate-binding protein, producing the protein MNARSLVVFATLLLALLGCAPERTLSTDDTATVRIGMIAPLSGELGADGPDWRDSARLAVREVNSAGGVLPGRRVDLMIQDGESRADIGVAVAQRMIDDGVIAIIGDSASSATVRVYQEATGPAQVLLASGLSTSPILTEINRELEPANRFFFRTVPPDDRQAPALAEAMYTQGCRNVSVLFADNDYGRPFQEQASARFTALGGTVTPAAGVPYMEELSSYRTQVMAIASAQPPPDCIALIGYPASAGIIMRDWDSLSSKPDVTWFGTDGVRQPGFATEVGNPALIDDFYGTAPVTDPETPAYNRFRDQFFATFGNDPVAFSSTIYDAAALVLLAIAKAGTAEDPIAIRDAVFQLNDPSGVVVQAGRLAEGLRLIREGRPINYEGAAGPSDIDAEGNATLAYELWRFEATSETFERVRILE
- a CDS encoding serine/threonine-protein kinase, producing the protein MTSPGASSNRASGTLSGEETRAYTLQAIPPQPFGKYTLIGKLGHGGMAEVLLAVMAGKGGFRKLVVLKRLHQQLEAEPGFIDMFLDEARLAAQLDHPHCVQTLEVGEASGHHFLAMEYLDGQGLERLLRSSAQMGTLLPVPLAARMIADALDGLGYAHDLTSYEGRALGVVHRDVSPQNIYVTYNGVVKLLDFGIAKAESNVVETRTGVVKGKYAYIAPEQALTNNVDQRADLWSMGVVLWEALTSRRLFKSVNELATLQETLQGEIRLPSIHNPAVPPEIDGIVMRALQRDVSARYQSAKEFRGDLERWLATQPNAPTRATIAQLMHTRFEEVQKAHKEKLAACLASIEVGASSIQRLVDPSSPGTNMPDAGISGQFAHMTPSTASRLPPGVTSVTPTPAPFGGSGQYTPSGQYTPSGQYTPSAPSQQGAFAQPAEAPREQKRRALGWQLVVVGAVALLAVAVAVVLPRGGDDETAPGDSTGAVVVPPIATPTPPDPIVPVAADPIAPVVADTPPPADDPPVEAETADEPARTATSRGGGGSRRTRGGRGGETAATTTTSTTATPPTTTPPPSVGEEGHLSLVTSPWTNVSLNGRDLGTTPLVRVRLPAGRHVLRLVNDEAGISETYEVEIRAGETTTRRLGLR